In Marinitoga litoralis, one DNA window encodes the following:
- a CDS encoding TldD/PmbA family protein — protein sequence MTYNEFKDKIFKLAKEKGFEAQIYYSKNYEFSLRLANGQMDEYKDANSSSISLKVLKDGKIGSASTTIFDSPERLLEEAITNYEIIDSNEENLFYDGSGEYLEIQSYYGEFEKLSVKEKMEKLNKMFEIASKKENIMMVPMTVYGHQTTEVSMANTLGLDKTYKGDGGYAYLSVVAKDQSPRSGFWYGLAPKPENLDIEKISEMAVKEAVSKIGSKSVKSGKYRVILRSDEFASLISTMLIPMISAENAQKNMSPLKNKLGEKIASEVLKIKDVPYYEGSLSNASFDSEGVPTKEKTIIENGEFKTFLYNLKTAKKEGKESTGNASGRGIAPINLLVESGEKSFDELLKELNNGIIITSLEGLHSGANPISGEFSLGAQGLKVENGEIVSGVEQITISGNFLEMMKKVEQVGNDMWISFGGTITPSVIISEIDIAGNE from the coding sequence ATGACATATAATGAATTTAAAGATAAAATATTTAAATTAGCAAAAGAAAAAGGTTTTGAAGCTCAAATTTATTATTCAAAAAATTATGAATTTTCTTTAAGATTGGCAAATGGACAAATGGATGAGTATAAGGATGCAAATAGTAGTTCAATATCTTTAAAAGTTTTAAAAGATGGAAAAATAGGATCAGCTTCAACTACTATTTTTGATAGTCCAGAAAGATTATTAGAAGAGGCAATAACTAATTATGAAATAATAGATTCAAATGAAGAAAATTTATTCTATGATGGTTCAGGAGAATATCTTGAAATACAATCGTATTATGGAGAATTTGAAAAACTTAGTGTAAAAGAAAAAATGGAGAAATTAAATAAAATGTTTGAAATAGCCTCTAAAAAAGAAAATATAATGATGGTACCAATGACAGTATATGGACATCAAACAACAGAAGTTTCAATGGCAAATACATTAGGATTAGATAAAACATATAAAGGGGATGGGGGATATGCTTATCTCTCAGTAGTTGCAAAAGATCAATCTCCAAGATCAGGGTTTTGGTATGGTTTAGCTCCAAAACCAGAAAATTTAGATATAGAAAAAATTAGTGAAATGGCTGTAAAAGAAGCTGTATCAAAAATAGGTTCTAAATCTGTAAAAAGTGGTAAATATAGGGTTATTTTAAGAAGTGATGAATTTGCATCATTAATATCAACAATGTTAATTCCTATGATATCAGCTGAAAATGCACAAAAAAATATGTCACCATTAAAAAATAAACTTGGAGAAAAAATAGCAAGTGAAGTGTTAAAAATAAAAGATGTACCATATTATGAAGGATCATTATCTAATGCGTCTTTTGATAGTGAAGGGGTGCCAACTAAAGAAAAAACAATAATAGAAAATGGTGAATTTAAAACATTCTTATACAATTTAAAAACAGCAAAAAAAGAAGGAAAAGAATCTACAGGTAATGCATCAGGTAGAGGTATAGCGCCAATAAACCTATTAGTAGAATCAGGAGAAAAGTCATTTGATGAATTATTAAAAGAATTAAATAATGGTATAATTATAACATCATTAGAAGGATTACATTCTGGCGCTAATCCAATATCAGGAGAATTTTCATTAGGCGCTCAAGGTCTAAAGGTAGAAAATGGAGAAATTGTTAGTGGGGTAGAGCAAATTACAATTTCTGGAAACTTCTTAGAAATGATGAAAAAAGTTGAACAAGTTGGTAATGATATGTGGATATCATTTGGAGGTACCATAACACCATCAGTTATTATTTCAGAAATAGATATTGCCGGTAATGAGTAG